The nucleotide window AATTATTGATAGGATTGAGTTACTAACAGATGGATCAAATAGAGAGTTTCAGACTTGGATTTATTTTGATGGACTTTCGGGGGTAAATGATGCGATTTACTTTCATACAAGTAATCCAAATAGTGGTTTTCCTTTTAGTCTACCTAATTTTGAACCAAACAGCGAGGGATCTAAAGAAATTATTGAACTGCTTGATTTATCTAAGTACACTATCGGAAGATTTTGCCGTAGTAAGGGAGAAGGTTTTGATTATATTATCCAGAAAAGAGGGGTAGGTCTGGAATTTAAACAGAAGACTTAAGGTGCAGCGTCCGTGCTGCTCTGAGCTACGGGGCATGGGACTACATCTAACAAGATCATTCAAGTAAAGGGCAAAGCATAAAGTAAGGCTATGAAGTAGGAACATGAGGTCATCCTGCCCAAATCCATTCGCTGGTGCAAGCACTCCAAGAGGGATTCCTCACGGGTCCAGCTCATGGACTTCTTGAATGGCGAACGATATATGAAAGCTAGGTGCAATTGCCGTGACATCCTTGTCACGGGTTTTTAGGTAAAGCTCTGAAGTTTTTTTATTTCATGTTAGTTTGAAATTGAGAAAGTTATTTATGCACTGTTTGTCGGCAATTTGTTGTTTCATAGGAGGTATAATGAAGATTGCAGTGTTTCACGGGAGTCCCCGAAAGGGTAATACCTATAAGGCTACAAAAATTTTTTTAGATGAGTTGACAAAATACGGAGATGTTCAATACACAGAGTTTTTTCTTCCTGAAGCCATGCCAGAGTTTTGCACAGGGTGTCAACTTTGCCTTGGCAACCCGTATGAAAAATGTCCTCATTCGCAATATGTCACTCCAATTTTGAACACAATAATTAATTCTGATGCACTGATATTTACCACTCCGCATTTTGGTGCTTGCAGCATGTCATCTTGTATGAAAAACTTATTGGACCATCTGGATTTTTTGACAATGAATGTTGCACCCAGGACCGAGTTGTTTAAAAAGAAAGCATTTATCATTACGACAGGTGCAGGTTCTATTGCAGCGATAAAACCAATTAAGAAGTATCTTAAGAATTGGGGTGTCAACCGTGTTTACTCGCTTGGGTTTAGGATGTTCATTGATAGATGGGATAAAATGTCGCAACCAAAACAAATGAGATTTGGGAAAAAGCTACGTAGAGCTGCAAATATATTTTATCATGCCCGGCAAGAATATCCATATATTACTACGATTTTCATGTATTACATGTCAAAGTTTATATTAAGGAAATACGTTGGTATAGGCAAATATCCATATGAGTATTGGAAAGAAAAAGGTTTTTTTAATAAGCGACCATTTTAAGAAATTTGATGAACTTAATAAGTATAATCTACATTATGGATAATTCGCAAACTTAATATAATGCGAAACAATGTGGTTGATGTAGTTTTCAAGGGCCGCGTCCGTGCGGCTCGGGCTTCGTGGGGCACCTAACCTTCACATATCAACACACTTACGTAAAGGGCGTGCTTACGGGTCATGCTTACAGGGAGGTTTATACATGTTGCTTAAACCTGGAATAAGCGGATTTACAAATATAAAAGAATGTTCCATGAATATATCAAATGATAGATGTAGTAGTCTTGATTTTAAAAGGTATGCCATTTGTTGGCAAACAGTGGGTTGTTTAAGGTTTTATCCTTTGATTTTGAAACTATTGGTAAAAATTTTTATACATGTGAAGTATATTATAAAGATAAGAGTATTTTTATTTTATTAAACATAGTCTTTCCGTATATTTGTTTTGCGAAAAGTATACAGTACTTTAATATCAAATACTTTGATGATGAGGTTCTAGAAAATAAGTTTAATGAGTTTTATGATGTTATAAAGACAAATGAACTTTTAAAGCCTTTAAATTTTGAGGATTATAAGCAATTGAACAAAACTGAAATAAAACAATTAAGGTATTATGATTCTTTGACTGTGGGAGAAGTTATTTTTAATTTCTTGGACTGAGTAAAGGGCGATTTGAGGATGGGACGTCCTGTCGCATGCTGGTCTCTGGGGACCTCATCCATCCGATAACAACAGGTATGCACAAGGGTGCGGGCGGGAAAAACATGAAGTAAGGCTAATGTGTGTCATCCCATGAAGAATGCCTCACCACAGCTCTTCGTCGAGCTAAAGCTGCCAGGGGATATTCCTTACGGGTCTGACTCAGAGCCGTCGCATACCTAGACGTTGGAGCGGAAGCGAGTGTAATTGAAGAGCCCGGTGCGGTAATTCCGCACGCTGGGATCTGTACGGGGTGTGCTGGGTAACTGGCACGTCTACCGTGACCAAAGAAGCCCGAGAAACGCCGTCGCAGATGGGAGACGATATATAAAATTCTTTTTCCGTTTTATCTTAGGTATGAGCGGGGCTATCGAGAGTAAGTTTTTGTGGTATAATATTAGTAGATCTATTTTAGAGAAGGTGGTTTATATGAAGTGGAGTGAAGTGAGAAATATATACCCCAATCAATTTGTAAAGTTTGAAGTGTTGAAATCTCATATAGAAGAGAATAAAGAATTTGTTGATGAGATGGCTGTTATAGGTCCTGTTGCAGATGATGAAGCAACAAAGGAACTTTTGCATGCAAAGGACAAGGTACTAGTTTATCATACATCCAGAGATAATGTTGTTTTAAAGATCCGGTCAAGAATTGGGTTGAGGAGAGTATACAAAGGATGAATATTGAGTATAGGGATGGCTTGCTTTTTACTGACATTGAGATTTCATTTAAGGGCAAATCCAAGATAATAAATAATGTTGTGGTTGATACAGGAGCTGCACAAACTTTGATTTCTCAGGATGCTGTAGATGATATTGGTATAAAAGTTAGCGGCGATGATGAGGTAGTCACG belongs to Pseudobacteroides sp. and includes:
- a CDS encoding NAD(P)H-dependent oxidoreductase, encoding MKIAVFHGSPRKGNTYKATKIFLDELTKYGDVQYTEFFLPEAMPEFCTGCQLCLGNPYEKCPHSQYVTPILNTIINSDALIFTTPHFGACSMSSCMKNLLDHLDFLTMNVAPRTELFKKKAFIITTGAGSIAAIKPIKKYLKNWGVNRVYSLGFRMFIDRWDKMSQPKQMRFGKKLRRAANIFYHARQEYPYITTIFMYYMSKFILRKYVGIGKYPYEYWKEKGFFNKRPF